A genomic region of Cryptosporangium phraense contains the following coding sequences:
- a CDS encoding ABC transporter ATP-binding protein, with protein MTDSSTNDAVGTNAAARAVDVWKVYGTTEDTRVNALAGVSAEFERGKFTAIMGPSGSGKSTLMHCLAGLDSISRGEVWIGDTRVDTLGDKGLTLLRREKVGFIFQQFNLLPTLSAEENITLPLNIGKRKPDPEWMATVIKTVGLGDRLKHRPTQLSGGQQQRVACARALVSKPDVVFADEPTGNLDSRSGAEVLQFLQNSVRDFGQTIVMVTHDPGAASYADRVVFLADGQIVDEIFEPTSDRVLEKMKTLDTFGVA; from the coding sequence ATGACCGACTCATCGACCAACGACGCGGTCGGGACCAATGCCGCCGCGCGGGCGGTCGATGTCTGGAAGGTCTACGGAACCACCGAGGACACTCGCGTGAACGCGCTCGCCGGCGTCAGCGCCGAGTTCGAGCGGGGCAAGTTCACCGCGATCATGGGGCCCTCCGGCTCCGGCAAGTCGACGCTGATGCACTGCCTGGCCGGGCTCGACTCGATCTCGCGCGGCGAGGTCTGGATCGGCGACACCCGCGTCGACACGCTCGGCGACAAGGGACTCACCCTGCTCCGCCGGGAGAAGGTCGGCTTCATCTTCCAGCAGTTCAACCTGCTGCCGACGCTGAGCGCCGAGGAGAACATCACGCTGCCGCTGAACATCGGCAAGCGGAAGCCGGATCCGGAGTGGATGGCCACGGTGATCAAGACCGTCGGCCTCGGCGACCGGCTCAAGCACCGGCCCACCCAGCTCTCCGGCGGTCAGCAGCAGCGCGTGGCCTGTGCCCGGGCCCTGGTGTCCAAGCCGGACGTCGTCTTCGCCGACGAGCCGACCGGCAACCTCGACTCCCGGTCGGGCGCCGAGGTTCTGCAGTTCCTGCAGAACTCGGTCCGCGACTTCGGGCAGACGATCGTGATGGTGACGCACGACCCGGGCGCGGCGTCCTATGCCGACCGCGTCGTCTTCCTCGCCGACGGCCAGATCGTCGACGAGATCTTCGAGCCCACCAGCGACCGGGTGCTCGAGAAGATGAAGACGCTGGACACGTTCGGGGTCGCCTGA